A part of Macrobrachium nipponense isolate FS-2020 chromosome 26, ASM1510439v2, whole genome shotgun sequence genomic DNA contains:
- the LOC135199702 gene encoding relaxin receptor 1-like: MPFSAERSLERNDLKMLVNDTFAGLGQLKNLILQDNGLVGFEDGTFDDLISVESLCLRGNNLRELPPSGGFTEMAKLEYIYFDEFQQCALALHVRICEPKGDGISSVEHLLDSLVLRVSVWVMGLLACAGNLIVLIGRFVVKEPNRVHSFYIKNLSLSDLLMGVYLFIIASYDAFFRGAYIRHEASWRRSWQCNLCGFLSTLSSEASVLTLTTITLDRYCSIVHPLTLKERTLRVAWAVMAVTWLLAALLALLPLSGLPYYGDNFYGSNGMCLPLHIHDPYAKAWEHSAIIFIGLNLMAFMFIAYAYCRMVFAIHESQMSLRSTQEKQDRILVKRFAFIVGTDFLCWMPVIIIKVMALAGVVIDRTLYAWLAVFVLPVNSALNPILYTLATKIFKQQVVKMVFNMSRWPVPSPRTATESNPSNSYVTMYRGRFPYTQQVLNVCNAIQCTSIRTCRPERRLYGRTRRDREREVHSTPHRTYHLLARVPLRVISNYKVF; the protein is encoded by the exons GTCCCTGGAGAGAAATGATCTGAAGATGCTGGTCAATGATACCTTCGCCGGACTGGGCCAACTTAAGAATCT gattcttcagGACAACGGCCTGGTTGGATTTGAAGATGGGACGTTTGATGACCTCATTTCCGTGGAATCGTT GTGTCTCCGTGGAAATAACCTGCGGGAATTACCGCCATCTGGAGGCTTCACGGAAATGGCTAAGCTGGAATACAT ATATTTCGACGAGTTCCAGCAATGCGCGCTTGCGCTCCACGTGCGCATTTGTGAACCGAAAGGCGACGGCATCTCCTCTGTAGAGCACCTCCTTGATAGTCTAGTTCTCAGAGTAAG CGTGTGGGTCATGGGTCTCCTGGCGTGCGCGGGAAACCTGATCGTGTTGATAGGACGCTTCGTCGTAAAGGAACCCAACCGCGTCCACTCCTTCTACATCAAGAACCTCTCCTTGTCTGACCTCCTGATGGGGGTCTACCTCTTCATCATCGCCTCCTACGACGCCTTCTTCCGAGGGGCGTACATAAGACACGAAGCCTCCTGGAGGAGGTCGTGGCAGTGCAATCTTTGTG GTTTCCTGAGCACACTCAGCTCCGAAGCCTCCGTCCTGACGCTGACGACCATCACCCTAGACCGATACTGTTCCATCGTCCACCCGCTGACCCTGAAGGAGAGAACCCTCAGGGTGGCTTGGGCGGTCATGGCCGTGACCTGGCTGCTGGCTGCCCTTCTGGCGCTGCTGCCCCTCTCGGGACTCCCTTACTACGGCGACAACTTCTACGGGAGCAACGGGATGTGTCTTCCTCTCCACATTCACGACCCTTACGCCAAG GCGTGGGAGCACTCGGCCATCATTTTCATAGGCCTAAACCTGATGGCGTTCATGTTCATCGCCTACGCCTACTGCAGGATGGTATTCGCCATCCATGAGTCCCAGATGTCGCTGAGGTCAACGCAGGAGAAGCAGGACAGGATTCTGGTGAAGAGGTTCGCCTTCATAGTGGGAACCGACTTCCTCTGTTGGATGCCTGTTATCATTATCAAGGTTATGGCGCTGGCTG GTGTCGTCATTGACCGAACTTTATATGCCTGGCTGGCCGTGTTCGTCCTTCCAGTGAACTCAGCCTTGAACCCCATCCTCTACACTCTGGCTACAAAGATCTTCAAGCAACAG GTTGTGAAGATGGTGTTCAACATGAGCAGATGGCCTGTCCCATCCCCCAGAACGGCTACAGAGTCTAATCCATCAAATTCGTACGTGACCATGTACAGAGGACGATTTCCATATACGCAGCAAGTGTTAAATGTGTGTAATGCAATTCAGTGCACCAGTATACGTAC ATGTCGACCAGAACGGCGTCTCTATGGTCGCACAAGACGAGACCGGGAGCGGGAGGTGCACTCTACTCCCCACAGAACGTACCACCTCCTTGCACGTGTCCCCCTGCGTGTGATATCtaattataaggtcttttga
- the LOC135199703 gene encoding piggyBac transposable element-derived protein 3-like, whose amino-acid sequence MYQDTDSDEENDDDILDKDYMPEEVRGEVEVYIESESSDSEEEQCPDVPCRDRKWRKKENLSLGTHSIPSPTAGEHAAKDIYDIFKLFFTDEMVEHITEQTNLYAVRDKNCTNFHVAKDEIKKILGLMLMSGYHSVPSENDYWSTSEDLEIPIFPKTMSRDRFRSIKRYLPVADTSNLADSKIAKVLPLLEMLRERCQANGIFHEYLSIDESMIPYHGHHSTKQYLKNKPLRFGYKMWMLCSADGYPYNFELYCGKESKTLAS is encoded by the coding sequence ATGTACCAAGATACTGatagtgatgaagaaaatgatgatgatattcttGACAAGGACTATATGCCAGAGGAAGTTAGAGGAGAAGTTGAAGTGTATATAGAAAGTGAAAGTAGTGATAGTGAAGAGGAGCAGTGTCCTGATGTGCCATGCAGAGATAGAAAatggaggaagaaggaaaactTATCTTTAGGCACTCATTCCATACCGTCACCAACTGCTGGCGAACATGCTGCCAAGGacatttatgatattttcaaactATTCTTTACTGACGAAATGGTTGAGCATATAACAGAACAGACAAATTTATATGCAGTAAGGGATAAAAACTGCACGAACTTCCATGTAGCTAAGGatgaaattaagaagattctggGGCTAATGCTCATGAGTGGATATCACAGTGTACCATCTGAAAATGATTACTGGTCAACAAGTGAAGACCTGGAAATACCAATATTCCCCAAAACAATGAGTAGAGACAGGTTTCGATCAATCAAGAGATATCTTCCTGTTGCTGATACCAGTAATTTAGCTGACTCCAAGATTGCAAAAGTTTTACCTTTACTCGAAATGCTTAGAGAGAGATGTCAGGCTAatggtatttttcatgaatatctCAGTATAGACGAGTCAATGATTCCCTACCATGGACATCACAGTACAAAACAGTATCTGAAAAACAAGCCTTTGAGATTTGGCTATAAAATGTGGATGTTGTGCAGTGCAGATGGGTATccttataattttgaattatacTGTGGTAAAGAATCAAAGACCCTTGCCTCTTGA